The Acidobacteriota bacterium genome segment GGCGAACGATTAGGCGGACACATGGTTCAAGGGCATGTCGATGGCACCGCCGAGCTTATATCGGTGACGCCCGAAGGCAACGCATATCGCATGCGGTTCAAGTTCGCGCGCGAGCTTGGACGCTACATCGCAATGAAGGGATCGATAACCGTTGACGGGATCAGCCTGACCGTGGCTGGACTCGGCGACGACTGGTTCGAAGTGGCGATTATTCCGCACACCTGGCGTGAGACCAGCCTGCGCGACTTGAAGAGAGGCGACCTGGTGAACATTGAAGTGGACGTGCTGGCGAAGTACGTCGAGCGATTGATGCTTTATAGGGAAGCGCCGGCAACGGCTGATAGCAAGCTGACCTTGGAGTATCTGGTTGAGAAGGGTTATTAGAAGGGAAGGCTGCCTCACCGAACTTTGGAGCATACATGCCATTCGCAACCATCGAACAAGCGATTGAAGACTTTCGCGCGGGGCGCGTAGTCATCATCGTCGATGACGAAGACCGCGAGAACGAGGGGGACCTCGCCTGTCCCGCCGAGAAAGTTACGCCCGAGATCATCAACTTCATGGCGCGCTACGGCCGCGGGCTGATTTGCCTGTCGCTGACTGAAGAGCGGCTCGATGAGCTTCAAATACCGTTGCAGGTTTCCGAATCCGACAACACCGCAAACAGGGGCACCGCCTTTTGCGTCTCCATCGAAGCGAGGCGCGGCGTGACTACAGGCATATCAGCCGCGGACAGAGCGACGACGATTCAAGTTGCGGTGGATTCGCGAACGAAGCCCTCGGACCTCGCGCGTCCGGGGCACATATTCCCTCTGCGGGCGCGCAACGGCGGCGTGCTCGTGCGCCCGGGTCAAACAGAAGCCGTGATGGACCTGGCTCGCATCGCGGGGCTGACGCCTGCGGGGGTGATCTGTGAAGTGATGAACGATGACGGCACAATGTCGCGCTTGCCTGAGTTGCGTGAGTTCGCCCGGCTGCACGGCATCAAAATTATTACAGTCGCCGATCTCGTGAGTTATCGAATGGCGAATGAAGTGCTCGTGCACCGCGCCGGGGAAGCGCGAGTGCCGACCGTATACGGGGAGTTTCGCGCGATCGCCTACACTAACGACATAAATCAGGATACTCACCTGGCGCTGGTGATGGGCGAGATTGATCCGAACGACAGCATGCCCGTGCGCGTGCATTCGCAGTGCGTGCTTGGCGACGTGTTTGGCTCGGTGCGGGACGATACCGGCTGGCAGCTTCATCGCTCGTTGGAGGTGATCGCCGGAGAAGGCCGCGGCGCTCTGTTGTACTTGAAACAGGAGGGGCGGGGAGTTGGACTTGTGAATCAGCTCAAGGCATACCGGCTAATGGACGAGCAAGACAAGGATACAGTCGAAGCTGACGCTGCGGTGGTCGGGCGTCACAAGATGGACCCGCGCGACTACGGCATCGGCGCGCAAATTCTCCACGACCTTGGAGTGCGCAGGATGCGGCTGATAA includes the following:
- a CDS encoding riboflavin synthase, which codes for MFTGLIVEVGRVRRIQRRADGAFLMIEARQVLEGTRIGDSISINGVDLTVIELGADFFSADVSIETLKRSTLGGLHAGSRVNLERALAAGERLGGHMVQGHVDGTAELISVTPEGNAYRMRFKFARELGRYIAMKGSITVDGISLTVAGLGDDWFEVAIIPHTWRETSLRDLKRGDLVNIEVDVLAKYVERLMLYREAPATADSKLTLEYLVEKGY
- the ribB gene encoding 3,4-dihydroxy-2-butanone-4-phosphate synthase, with protein sequence MPFATIEQAIEDFRAGRVVIIVDDEDRENEGDLACPAEKVTPEIINFMARYGRGLICLSLTEERLDELQIPLQVSESDNTANRGTAFCVSIEARRGVTTGISAADRATTIQVAVDSRTKPSDLARPGHIFPLRARNGGVLVRPGQTEAVMDLARIAGLTPAGVICEVMNDDGTMSRLPELREFARLHGIKIITVADLVSYRMANEVLVHRAGEARVPTVYGEFRAIAYTNDINQDTHLALVMGEIDPNDSMPVRVHSQCVLGDVFGSVRDDTGWQLHRSLEVIAGEGRGALLYLKQEGRGVGLVNQLKAYRLMDEQDKDTVEADAAVVGRHKMDPRDYGIGAQILHDLGVRRMRLITNHPVKRAAIEGFGLEITDRIPIEMEPNESNEKVLRARKEKLGHLLTKV